The DNA segment CGGAGTGAATCTAGGTACTTGTTCTTTGCTCTGTATTTGATGGAATAGTTCGTGGTAAGGTGTTGAGAATGTAAGCAAGACCCTGACTCGTTATGTTTGTATAGAACTTATTTCAAGGAGAGATAATGCATATCCCAAGGAAGTTTAAACAAACAGATAGTGATACATTAAAAGACCTTATTGTTAAATATCCATTGGCGACGTTAATCAGTTATTCGGAAGCTGGTTTAGAAGCTAATCATATCCCATTTATATTCACCACCTCTCAGGGTGCGGATGTACTGCATGGGCATGTTGCAAAAGCCAATCCTGTATGGAAAATGTTAAACGATAACGCGGACGTGTTACTCATTTTTCATGGCCCCAATGGCTATATCTCTCCAAACCATTATCCAACGAAGCAAAAAACGGGCAGAGCAGTACCAACATGGAATTATGTTGCCGTACATGTGAAAGGCTCGATGACGTGTATTCATGATGATAGTTGGATTTTAAACCACATCACTCAACTCAGCGATCAACATGAAGCGGGTCAGTCAAATCCTTGGTCGGTCAACGATGCACCTCCTGAATATATTCAAAGAATGTTACCTGCCATTGTTGGTTTAGAACTTGAAATTGTATCAATAACGGGTCAATGGAAAGTCAGTCAAAATCAACCTCATGAAAATCAATTAGGGGTTGTTTCTGGGCTGGTGGAACAAGGCGGTTTTGAATCGCTGGAAATAGCTGATTTAGTAAGTCAGTATATAGAAGATTAATGATGTCAGTCTGAATTAAGTTGTAGCGGAGTCGTGTGATATGGGAGACATTAAAGTAAGACACTCAGAGCCAGAGGATGCCTTGGCTATTCGAGACATTTATGCCTGTAAAAATGCGTATAGCGGCACGCTACAGTTACCAAGCCCATCTGCTCATGGATGGGTAGAACGCATGGCTAACGTACCTGCTAACGTCTATTCATTTGTCGCCGAAATTAATGGCGAGATTGTCGGTAATCTAGGGTTTGAAGTCTGCAGTAATATGCGCAGGCGTCACGTTGGTTCATTCGGTATGGGCGTTAAAGATCACTACCAAGGCAACGGCGTTGGCAGTGCCTTACTCACGAATATTATCGAATTGGCTGATAACTGGCTTAATATTATGCGTATTGAACTAACCGTTTATATCGATAATCACTCTGCAATTGCGCTGTATGAAAAATTTGGTTTTGTCATTGAAGGTGAGTCGAAAGCGTTTGCGTTTAGAAATGGCCAATATGTGAATGTTTATCACATGGCGCGATTTAATATCATCACGTGAATTGACTCCGAACTTTAAAGTGTGTTTTATCTGAATTAAAAAGGAGTGAATGATAGTGAATGACATATTAGCATTTAGCTTAATTGCGTTACTTTTAGTGATATCACCTGGACCTAATGGTGTGTTAATTCTCAAAACAGCCTCATCGCAGGGGACGCGTGCTTCTGTGTTGAATATTTTTGGATTAACCACTGCCACTTTTTTTCATGGTGCGCTTTCCATTTTTGGTTTTTCTGCATTATTGATGCAATCTGCAGAGTTGTTTTTCATCATTAAAATACTCGGTGCAGGGTACTTGTTTTATATTGGTGTAAAAGCAATTATTAGCTCTTATAAAACAACCAGTAGTGATACTGACACGAATAAAAAAATTAACGCGAAAAAGAACGGAATTGGCTATTTTAATGAAGGGTTCATCACGCAAATCCTAAATCCTAAAGTGTCGATGTTCTATTTAGCGGCTTTTCCTCAATTCATATCGCCTGACAACTTCTCGTATTTCAATGCATTTTCGTTAGTATCAATTCATGCCAGCATCATATTTATGTGGTTTGTCGGCGTAACCTTGGCAATAGATAAAATCAAATCATCGGCTAAAAACACCAAAATGGGTAATTGGGTTCAAAGATTATCAGGTACTGCGATGATATATTTCAGCACGCTTGTGCTTACCCAAAAATAGCCGCTAGATATCTAAAAAATAATGTTTTTATTACTGCCTGAACAGCCGCAAATGTGGCTAATCTTAGTTTAACGGCCGTATCGTTAATTGTCGTGTCAAGGAGTGCCTAATGGCTAAGATTTATCTGTTTGATTGGGGTGGAACCTTAATGGTTAATCCACCAGACATGAAAGGTAAAATGTGTGATTGGAAACATGTTGAAGTGATAAACGGGGCGCATGATACCTTGGCTTTATTGGTACAACAGGGTTGTAAACTTTATGTGGCGACTGGCGCTGCAGACTCAAGTGAAGACGATATTAAAGCTGCATTTGAACGAGTTGGACTTGCAGGGTACATATTGGAATTCTTTTGCCAATCAAACTTAGGCATTGGCAAGGGAACTGCAGCTTATTATCAAGCGGTGGTCGAAGCGCTTGGTGTTGACGCAAGCGAAGTTACCATGGTCGGTGATATATTATATCGCGATATAGAGCCTGCTGTTGAGGCCGGATTGAATGCGATTTGGTATACCCCCGATGCCTCACTGGCAGAGGTGAGTGGAGATTATCAACAAATCCAGCATCTCAGTGAATTGTGTGATTTATGAGTTAAGGAAGAATGATGATCAACAAAGGAAATTGTTTGTATAATAAAGTGCAAGAGTTTGATTAATATTTAATTTAGATAGGGATGTTGATATGTTAGCTCTGAGACCGAATTGCGAATGCTGTGATAAAGATTTACCTGCGTCTGCACAAGATGCGTTTATTTGTACATTTGAGTGTACGTTTTGTTTACTGTGTGCTGAAAACACATTGAATTATGTATGTCCGAATTGCAGTGGGAACTTAGTGCAACGACCGATACGTCCGGCAGAGGCGTTAAAAACTAATCCAGCATCGACAACGCGCGTATTAAAACAAAAGGGCTGTAGTCGCTCTAAGTAATAACGAAAGGATGTCATAGCTAAGTTATGGCATCCGCATACATTATTTGATGACTACTTTTTTAATTATAATGGTTTCACTTGGTACATCTTCATGGCCTTTTACTGTGGCGGTTCTAGAACATGCAATCATGTTAACTACATCTATGCCCGCGGTAACAGTACCAAAGGCCGTGTAGCCCCAGCCAGCGTTTGTCGTCGCTGTATGATCAAGAAACTCATTGTCATCTAAGTTAATAAAGAATTGCGCTGTTGCAGAGTGTGGCGAATCTGTACGTGCCATCGCGATTGAGCCAATCACATTTTTAAGGCCTCGGTTAGCTTCATTAGCAATGGCTGGGCGAGTATTCTTTTCTTGCATATTTTCAGTAAAACCACCACCTTGGATCATGAAGTCTTTAATCACACGATGAAAAATAGTACCTTCATAAAAACCGTCTTTGCAATAGCGTAGAAAGTTCTTTGACGTGACAGGCGCTTTCTCCATATTCAGTTCAATTTCGATGTCACCTAAGTTCGTGGTAAAAATAATCATTGTGTTGCACCATCTTTGTATTAGTGTTGGTATTAATTTAATTGCTGCAGTATACGCAAACATAACGCTAAACTGTAGTAGTGAATATTTAAAACTACTTTCATTTAGATGATTATTTTTATAGAATTACGGCTCTAATCATCTGAAGTTAATCACTCTCTATGCCTATTCAATTTATAAATAATATCCCTGTCAGTGTAAGGTTTATGCTGATGTCAGCATTGGCTTTTGCGATCATGACGAGCTTGGTTAAATTAGTCAGTACTTATGGTATTCCAGTGTTTGAAATTGTCGCTGCAAGAGCGATGGTGTCATTAATTATTAGCTACGTTGACGTGCGTCGTAAACGTATATCCGTTTGGGGAAATAATAGAAAATTACTGATGGCGCGCGGTGCTGTTGGTTCATTAGCTCTCATCTGTGTGTATTTTGCGGTGACGACTCTGCCTTTAGCCGAAGCCACTATTTTACAATATTTACATCCGGTATTTACGGCAATACTGGCCTTAATTTTTCTTAAAGAACGTATTCAACGCTCGACGATTATCTGCATTCTGTTTTGCATCATTGGACTATTATTTATTGTTAGCCCAAGCTTGACATTTTCTGGGTCGACAGAGTTACCTTTATTTAGTGTTGTAGTTGCACTGTTGGGCGCGTTGGGGAGTGCGATTGCTTATGTGATTGTTAAGCGTCTTAGTGGTACCGAAGATAGTTCTGTGATTATATTTTATTTTCCACTTGTGGCATTACCGCTATCATTAATCTTACTCGGCGATGATTTTGTTGTGCCTAATGTAGAAGCGTTTGTATTGTTGATCTTTATTGGTATTTTCACTCAAATAGGGCAGGTGGGATTAACCAAAGCGATGCAAACGGAAGTGGCGAGTAAAGCGACTGCTTATTCTTATGTGCAAGTGGTGTTCTCAATTATATTCGGTTGGTTATTGTTTAACGAAGTGCCATCACTGTGGACCTGGATAGGCGGTAGTTTAATTATTTTTGGTGCGTTAATTAATGTATTTGGTAGCCTTAATTTTAGGCCATTAAGATCCAAGTAAGTAGTTTGGTATATTTACAGAGCATATTGATATTACAGCTGTAATCGTAATAATTCGAAAGGTTATGAAGAAGTATGATTTGGAAGAAATTGAATCAACATTAATGGAATGAGCAACGTATGAAAAAAATACTAAAATTAGTACCGTTTATCTTTACTTGTTTAACGGTAACGCAGGTCAATGCAACAGAGCATGTTTATAACATCAAACATACAGATACGGCACCTGTCATTGATGGGAATGGCAGTGATGTAGTCTGGGAATCGGCACATGCTTTAACCAATTTCACTTTCCCTTGGCGAGCTGATCCTACACCAAAAACGGAATTCAAAGCCTTGTGGGATGCTGAAGCTGTTTATTTCCGATATCAGGTTGCCGATTCTGCATTAGCTATTGGCTCTGATCCTGTGCGCGGAGCATTAGATTCTGATCGTGTTGAAGTATTCTTAGCTAAAGATGCGCAATTATCGACTTATTATACGATGGAGATTGATCCAGCAGCACAGATATACAGTGCCGAAGCTACTTATGATATGGCACTTAAAAAACGGACCTCATTAGATGATAGTTTTTCATGGGGAAGTTTAGAATATGCAGCAAGCTATGATCAGCAAGGTTATACTGTAGAAGTGAAACTGCCGCGTGCCAAAATCGCTGAGTTAGGCCTATGGCAAGACAAAGATCAATCTCAATTATTGTGTGCCTTGATGCGTGCAGAGTTTACACCACTTGAAGCTGGTAACATTGATATGGGTTGGATGACTTGGGTCGATCCGAAAACGGCAAAACCTAACTTCCATAACCCAGATACTTTCGGTCAATGTGTATTAACTAGATAATCGGGATACCGTCATATTATGACGACACATCAACTGGTCGCTTAAAATAGATGGAGCTATTAAGGAGTAACAGAATGCAAAAGGTATTTGATGACGTGCATGCTTTAGATAAGCGATGTGTTGATAAGTTTGGGTTAAGTGAAGAGTTGCTGATGGAGCATGCCGCTGCGTCGATGATGCAATATATACGTGGTAAGTTTTCCAATAATGAAAAGATACTAATCGTCTGTGGCGCAGGTAATAATGGCGCCGATGGCATCGCGCTTGCCAGACTTTTATATTCACAATACGATGTCAGCATACTTGTGCCGTATCACGTGAAATCGGCGATGGCCAAACTGCAATATAAAAGAGCTAACCTTCTAGGCGTCAATATTATCGATACCTTATCTGTGTTATCACTTGAACACGGGCCCGATGTCATTGTTGATTGCCTTTTTGGCTCTGGATTAAACAGAGATCTGGATGACGAGTCACAACGTCTGCTCACTCGACTAAATTCTCGGTGTGGACATAAAATTGCTTGTGATATTCCGTCGGGAATAAACAAGCAGGGCCAAGTAACGACCGTCGGTTTTTGTGCTGACATAACCATCACTATGGGCGCGTTAAAAACGCAACTTTACAGTGATGTCGCGAAAGATTATACGGGAAATATTATCGTCAGTGACTTAGGCGTGCATCGCAGTATTTATGAAACGGCAACCAATACCTTTCTTTTAGACTCCGCTGATATAAAACTACCATTACGAATAAAACAAAACTCGCACAAAGGGTCATTTGGTCATTTAAGCGTTATTGTCGGTAATAAAACAGGAGCGGGTATCATTGCCGCGGAGGCCGCCTTTGCCTTTGGTGCTGGTTTGGTCACTGTGATTACGGAGCAAGAGGTCAATGTACCGTATCATATTATGCAAACGTCTATCCTGCCAGAAAACTGTACTGCGGTCGCCATCGGTATGGGGCTTGGTCATGATAGAAAAGCGCAAGTTAAACAGATCTTAAACAGGGATATAGCAAAAGTTGTTGATGCAGATTTGTTTCATAACGATGTTATTCTTACTGTCCTAAATAGTGAGAATGTGGTGTTAACGCCACACCCTAAAGAGTTTTGTTCTCTGTTGAAACGCACCAAACTAGCAGAAATAACCGTAGTAGAACTGCAAAATAATAGATTCAAGTATGTAAGACTCTTTGCCGTAAATTATCCCCAAACTGTGCTGTTGTTAAAAGGCGCGAACTCACTTATCACCTATAATAATATTATCTACATCAATCCCTTGGGAAGCAATGCTTTAAGTAAAGGTGGAACTGGAGATGTGTTAACGGGATTGATTGCAGCACTGTTAGCACAAGGGTACAGTGCTGTTAATGCGACGATTACAGCAAGTTTAGCGCACTGTATGTCAGCAACAAACTATCCAAAAAACAATTACTCTTTAACACCGATGGATGTTATCGAGGGGGTCAAAGTACTGTAAAGACCATTACTATTTTAAATAATCGCTATCTTAACTAATCATTAATTTAAGTAATGGATAGCATCGAAATTTATCAGCGTTTGGAGCAGGTCATGTCAGTAAGAAAGAAAAATCGTAAAGCCGTAAAGCATACACATAAACATCAAGGTTCAAAAAAATCGGCTAAACAGATTGGTTTTGTCAGTACCCATCCGCGAGCTGCAATGTTCACTGGTTCATCACTTATTGTCATCGGTGTGTTTTTACTCATCACCGGTATGGGAAATGACGCTAAGTTTGGATTGGCGATGTTATCAATGGCCATTGGCACTATCATCCTTTTTTTCGAAAATTCAGCGTTACCTAAGAAGACGGTAAAGTAACCACATCATATTATATCTACTAACGCTTCCTAAAATATTGAGTTTCGTTAAGTATTGACGTAACTCAACACCCCCCCTAGACACTAGCTACTTAGTCAATCTGCTTGGCTTGCATACCAAGCAAGCCTTGCATCAACAGCGATTTATTTGCATTAAAATAAAAACTTTAAAAAACAACATTAATCGCTTACATTAGATAGTCACTCAAAAAGGGTTTAAAGCGTTTAAGCTGCTTTGTTAACAAGGATTATGGATATGAGTCAGACTTATAATTTTTGCGCTGGTCCCGCAATGTTGCCACATGCAGTGATGGAACAAGCCCAAAAAGAATTTATTAATTGGAATAATACCGGTGTTTCGGTGATGGAACTAAGCCATCGTAGTAAAGACTACATAGCGGTTGCAACTGCTGCAGAACAAGACTTACGTGATCTATTAGCGATTCCAGATAATTACAAAGTTATTTTTTCTCAAGGCGGCGGTCGTGGTCAGTTTGCTGCAGTACCACTGAATATTCTGGGTGATAAAACCCAAGCCGATTACCTATTAACAGGTCAATGGTCAAAATTAGCGGTAGTTGAAGGTAAGAAATACTGTCAGGTTAATGAATCAAACATTCTAATGCCAAGTACCGATGGTATTGTTGCCGTTAAACCTGCATCACAATGGCAAATATCAAGCAAAAACACGGCTTACGTACACTACTGCCCGAATGAAACTATCGAAGGCATTGAGATTAATGATATCCCTGATACCGGTGATATCCCGCTTGTGGCTGATATGTCATCAAACATCCTTTCTAAACCATTAGATATTAGTAAATTCGGTATCATTTATGCCGGGGCGCAAAAGAACATCGGCCCATCAGGTTTGGCTGTGGTGATTGTACGAGATGATCTGCTCGATAAAGCTAAACAAGAAACCCCATCAATCTTTAACTATAAGTTGATGGCTGAAAATGGCTCAATGTTTAATACTCCGCCGACCTATTCTTGGTATTTAGCAGGGCTTGTGTTCAAGTGGTTAAAAGCACAAGGTGGCCTATCTGCTATCGAAGAAATTAACGCAGAAAAAGCCAAGCTACTTTATGGTTATATTGATAGCAGTGATTTCTATGGCAATAATGTCGCGACGGTTAATCGTTCAAAAATGAATGTACCGTTTACATTAGCATCCAGTGATCTGGATGCGGCGTTCTTACAGCAAGCTCAAGATGCGAATTTAATGGCATTAAAAGGTCACCGTATTGTTGGTGGTATGCGTGCAAGTATTTATAATGCGATGCCAATCGAAGGTGTTAAAGCACTGATTGGTTTTATGGAAAAATTTGAACGTCAACAGCGCGGACTATAAGGATTTAATATGAGTTGTGATTTTTTTGCTTTAGCAAATACAGGGGTACAAGGTTTACACCCTTATCAAGCGGGAAAACCGACTGATGAATTAGAGCGTGAACTAGGATTAACAAATATTGTTAAATTAGCATCGAATGAAAATCCATTGGGTGTTGGTGAATTAGTTAAAGCAGCACTAGAAAAAGAACTATCGAGTATCACCCGTTATCCAGATGCGAATGGCTTCTACCTAAAGCAAGCGCTAGCAGATAAATACGATCTTGCACCAGCACAATTTACCTTAGGTAATGGTTCAAATGACGTACTGGAACTCATCGCTCGCAGTTTTGTGACGCCAGAACATGACGTTATTTTTGCTGAGCACGCGTTTGTGGTTTATCCATTAGTGACACAAGCGATTGGCGCGACAGGTATCGCGGTTCCAGCCAAAGACTGGGGACATGATTTAGCTGCAATGCTGGCCGCAATTACAGAACGTACGCGTCTTATCTTTATTGCCAATCCAAATAATCCGACCGGTACGTTTTTAACCGCAGAAGCGTTATATGAATTTTTAACTAAAGTGCCAGAAAACGTGATCGTGGTATTAGATGAAGCGTATTTTGAATATGTAGATAAAGAGTTACAAGCGCCGTCGATTACGTGGTTAACTGAGTTTTCAAACTTAATTATTACCCGGACGTTCTCTAAAGCCTATGGCCTAGCTGGTTTACGTGTTGGCTATAGCATATCAGGTCCAGATATCGCCGATATATTAAACCGTGTTCGTCAGCCGTTTAACTGTAACAGCTTTGCGTTAGTAGCGGCTCAAGCCGCATTGTCTGACCATGATTTCTTAACCGCTAGTGTGGCGTTAAATAATCAGCAGCGCACAGTATTAGAAACATTTTTCAGTGACCAAGGTATAGGTTATATTCCATCTAAAGGTAATTTCATTACCATGGAACTAGCTCAAGATCCGGCCGTTGTGTATCAAGCTTTATTGCATAAGGGCGTGATTGTACGTCCTGTTGCTGGTTATGGTTTAACCAAACACCTACGTGTGAGCATCGGAACTGAGCTGGAAAATTCAACGTTTATGCAGGCCTTACTTACCGTGTTGGCTGAGTTAGCCGCACAGTAATATAGACTGCAATATAGTTCTGACATTGTTTTATATTTGTTACGGCAGAGTATAGAGAATCACATATTAAAAATTAAGTGAATAAATTTATGGAAAAATTAACCTTACAACCAATTGGTAAAGTATCAGGCACTATTAACTTACCAGGCTCTAAAAGTGTTTCAAATCGTGCATTATTACTTGCTGCACTTGCTAAAGGCACGACACGTTTAACGAATTTATTAGACAGTGATGATATTCGTCATATGTTAAACGCACTGACAAAATTAGGTGTACAGTATGATCTGTCTGCATGTAAAACCATTTGTACCGTCACTGGTTTAGGTCGTGCATTTTCGGTAAATGAAAAACTGGAATTATTTTTAGGTAATGCTGGTACGGCAATGCGTCCTTTATGCGCGGCATTATGCCTAAGCGAAGGTGAGTTTGAACTGACCGGCGAACCGCGCATGGAAGAGCGTCCAATTGGTAGCTTGGTTGATAGCCTACGCCAAGCTGGTGCTGATGTTACTTATTTGAAGAATGAAGATTACCCACCTGTACTAATTAAAGGTACGGGCTTGAAAGGCGGTAATATTAAAATTGACGGCAGTGTATCTAGCCAGTTCTTGACGGCATTCTTAATGGCTGCACCACTGGCTGACAATGATACGACGATTGAGATTGTTGGTGAGCTTGTATCTAAACCGTATATTGAGATCACGCTTCACATTATGCAGCAGTTTGGTGTGACGGTAACGCATGATAATTATCAGACCTTTACCATTAAAGGTAAGCAAACCTATCAAGCTGCCGGTGACTTTTTAGTTGAAGGTGATGCTTCTTCTGCGTCCTATTTCCTTGCTGCAGCGGCCATTAAAGGGGGTAAGATCCGGGTAACGGGTATTGGTAAAAAATCAATCCAAGGTGATATCCAGTTTGCAGATGTAATTGAAGCAATGGGCGGTAAAATCACTTGGGGCGATAGTTATATCGAAGCTGAAGTGGGTGAATTAACTGCCGTTGATATGGATATGAACCATATTCCGGATGCGGCGATGACAATCGCGACAACTGCATTGTTTGCAAAAGGTACAACGGTTATTCGTAATGTTTATAACTGGCGCGTGAAAGAAACTGACCGTTTAACGGCGATGGCGACTGAATTACGTAAAGTCGGCGCTGAAGTAGAAGAGGGTCATGATTACATTAAAATCACCCCTCCTGCACAGTTAGTTCACGCTACCATTGATACTTATAACGATCACCGTATGGCAATGTGTTTCTCATTAGTTGCATTAAGTGATACACCGGTAACGATTAATGATCCGGGTTGTACCTCAAAAACCTTCCCCGATTATTTCGAACGCTTTATCGGTTTAGTTCAAGCATAAGTCGAAATACATTATATTTGATGTAGTGACGACAGTATCAATCTTGAATAGCGAGGTATTACTGATGAGGTGAAACCTCGTTTTTTTGTTTACGGTTATTATTCCATACTATCTTTATGAAGATCCGTTATAATCGCGACCAGATCCATACAGCACCATTTAAAGTTGTATGTTAGATATTGAGTTTGGAGAATTTATGACAGCAATAGCACCGATTATTACGGTTGACGGACCTAGTGGTTCAGGTAAAGGCACATTATGCCAATTACTTGCGGCTAAGCTAGGTTGGCATATACTTGATAGTGGCGCCATTTATCGTGTATTAGCATTAGCTGCGCTGCACCATAATGTCGAGTTAGATAACGAACTGGCTTTAACTATACTTGCTGCAAACTTGGATGTACGTTTTGAGGTCACTGATAATGGCTTACAAGTGATCCTTGAAGGCGAGAACGTATCACGTGAAATTCGGACAGAAGAAGCGGGCTTTGCAGCTTCTCGAACAGCCGTTTATCCTGCGGTACGAGAGGCATTGTTACAACGTCAACGAGATTTCCGTGTTGCACCGGGTTTAATTGCAGACGGCCGTGATATGGGTACGGTTGTATTTACTGATGCCAACGTAAAAATATTTTTAGATGCATCGACTGAAGAAAGAGCCATTCGTCGCTTTAATCAGTTGCAAGACAAAGGCTTCGATGTTAGCATGTCAACCCTTCTGGGAGAGATCGAGAAACGTGATCATCAAGATCGCAACCGCTTGGTCGCACCATTAAAGCCTGCAGATGATGCACTTGTTATCGATTCGACATCTATGTCGATTGAGGACGTAGTTGCTAGTGTGTTGGCGTTTGCAGAAGGTAAAATTTAAAGTAGTCGGTATTTTATCGATTATTTAGCGGTCAAGCATCAAGGATGATGATGACTTTTGATTAACAACCCACATTAGCCGGATTGCTTATGTGAACGTTTTATAAGTACAAATAACTCATTATGAATGAATCTTTCGCTTTACTCTTTGAAGAGTCACTACAAGAACTTGCTACTCCTGGTAGCATCATCAAAGCAACTGTTGTTGCAATCGAAAATGGTTACGTTTTAGTTGACGCTGGTCTTAAATCAGAATCTTCTATTCCTGCTGAAGAATTCAAGAACGCTGCTGGCGAACTTGAAGTTGAAGTTGGTCAAGAAGTTGATGTAGCCCTAGAATCAATTGAAGACGGTTTCGGTGAAACTCAACTTTCTCGTGAAAAAGCTAAACGTCATGAGTCTTGGATCCAGCTTGAAAAAGCATACGAAGATCAAGAAACTGTTATCGGTGTTATCAACGGTAAAGTTAAAGGTGGTTTCACGGTTGAAGTGAACACAATTCGCGCATTCTTACCAGGTTCTTTAGTAGACGTTCGTCCTGTACGTGACACTACTCACCTTGAAGGCAAAGAGTTAGAGTTCAAAGTAATCAAACTTGACCAAAAACGTAACAACGTAGTTGTTTCTCGTCGCGCAGTTATCGAAACTGAAAACAGTGCAGAACGTGAAGAACTTCTTGCTAACCTTCAAGAAGGTCAAGAAGTTAAAGGTATCGTTAAGAACCTGACGGACTATGGCGCATTCGTTGATCTGGGTGGTGTTGATGGTCTTCTACACATTACTGATATGGCTTGGAAACGCGTTAAGCACCCAAGTGAAATCGTTAATGTTGGTGACGAAATCAGCGTTAAAGTTCTTAAATTCGATCGTGAACGTACACGTGTATCACTAGGCCTTAAACAGCTTGGCGAAGATCCATGGGTAGCTATCGCGAAACGTTATCCTGAAAACACTAAGCTTACGGGTAAAGTTACGAACCTAACTGACTACGGTTGTTTCGTTGAAATCGAAGAAGGCGTTGAAGGTTTAGTCCACGTTTCAGAAATGGATTGGACTAACAAAAACATCCACCCTTCTAAAGTTGTTAGCGTTGGCGACTCTGTTGAAGTTATGGTTCTTGATATCGACGAAGAACGTCGTCGTATTTCTCTAGGTCTTAAGCAATGTATTGCTAATCCTTGGGAAAACTTCTCAACTTCACGCATGAAAGGCGAGCAAGTTACTGGTAAGATCAAATCTATCACAGATTTCGGTATCTTCATCGGTCTTGACGGTGGCATCGACGGTCTAGTTCACCTATCTGACATCTCTTGGGATTCTACTGGTGAAGACGCAGTTCGCGAATACAAGAAAGGCGATGAAATCACAGCTGTAGTTCTACAAGTAGACCCAGAGCGTGAACGTATTTCTTTAGGTATCAAGCAAATTGATGAAGACCCGTTCAACGAATACCTAGCGAATAACAAGAAGAATGCTATTGTTAATGGTACAGTTTCTTCTGTTGACGCTAAAGGCGCGACAATTGAACTTGCTAAAGGTGTTGAAGGTTACATCCGTGTTGGCGATATCTCTCGCGACCGTATCGAAGATGCAAGCTTAGTATTATCTGTAGGCGAATCACTTGAAGCTAAATATGTTGGTGTTGATCGTAAAAACCGCGTAATTAGTCTTTCAATCAAAGCTAAAGATGAAGCTGACGAGAAAGAAGCAATGGCTAGTGTAAACAGCCAACCACAAGAGTCTGGTCTTTCTGCTATGGAAGAAGCATTTAAAGCTGCTAAAGGCAAATAATTAGCCTGAGGGATGTTTATTCATCCCTCATTAGTACGATGTCGACAATATTCTTAATGGAGATTATATGAC comes from the Moritella yayanosii genome and includes:
- a CDS encoding DMT family transporter encodes the protein MLMSALAFAIMTSLVKLVSTYGIPVFEIVAARAMVSLIISYVDVRRKRISVWGNNRKLLMARGAVGSLALICVYFAVTTLPLAEATILQYLHPVFTAILALIFLKERIQRSTIICILFCIIGLLFIVSPSLTFSGSTELPLFSVVVALLGALGSAIAYVIVKRLSGTEDSSVIIFYFPLVALPLSLILLGDDFVVPNVEAFVLLIFIGIFTQIGQVGLTKAMQTEVASKATAYSYVQVVFSIIFGWLLFNEVPSLWTWIGGSLIIFGALINVFGSLNFRPLRSK
- a CDS encoding DUF1272 domain-containing protein gives rise to the protein MLALRPNCECCDKDLPASAQDAFICTFECTFCLLCAENTLNYVCPNCSGNLVQRPIRPAEALKTNPASTTRVLKQKGCSRSK
- a CDS encoding HAD family hydrolase; the protein is MAKIYLFDWGGTLMVNPPDMKGKMCDWKHVEVINGAHDTLALLVQQGCKLYVATGAADSSEDDIKAAFERVGLAGYILEFFCQSNLGIGKGTAAYYQAVVEALGVDASEVTMVGDILYRDIEPAVEAGLNAIWYTPDASLAEVSGDYQQIQHLSELCDL
- a CDS encoding peptidylprolyl isomerase; translation: MIIFTTNLGDIEIELNMEKAPVTSKNFLRYCKDGFYEGTIFHRVIKDFMIQGGGFTENMQEKNTRPAIANEANRGLKNVIGSIAMARTDSPHSATAQFFINLDDNEFLDHTATTNAGWGYTAFGTVTAGIDVVNMIACSRTATVKGHEDVPSETIIIKKVVIK
- a CDS encoding GNAT family N-acetyltransferase, producing MGDIKVRHSEPEDALAIRDIYACKNAYSGTLQLPSPSAHGWVERMANVPANVYSFVAEINGEIVGNLGFEVCSNMRRRHVGSFGMGVKDHYQGNGVGSALLTNIIELADNWLNIMRIELTVYIDNHSAIALYEKFGFVIEGESKAFAFRNGQYVNVYHMARFNIIT
- a CDS encoding FMN-binding negative transcriptional regulator, with amino-acid sequence MHIPRKFKQTDSDTLKDLIVKYPLATLISYSEAGLEANHIPFIFTTSQGADVLHGHVAKANPVWKMLNDNADVLLIFHGPNGYISPNHYPTKQKTGRAVPTWNYVAVHVKGSMTCIHDDSWILNHITQLSDQHEAGQSNPWSVNDAPPEYIQRMLPAIVGLELEIVSITGQWKVSQNQPHENQLGVVSGLVEQGGFESLEIADLVSQYIED
- a CDS encoding LysE family translocator; this encodes MIVNDILAFSLIALLLVISPGPNGVLILKTASSQGTRASVLNIFGLTTATFFHGALSIFGFSALLMQSAELFFIIKILGAGYLFYIGVKAIISSYKTTSSDTDTNKKINAKKNGIGYFNEGFITQILNPKVSMFYLAAFPQFISPDNFSYFNAFSLVSIHASIIFMWFVGVTLAIDKIKSSAKNTKMGNWVQRLSGTAMIYFSTLVLTQK
- a CDS encoding carbohydrate-binding family 9-like protein encodes the protein MKKILKLVPFIFTCLTVTQVNATEHVYNIKHTDTAPVIDGNGSDVVWESAHALTNFTFPWRADPTPKTEFKALWDAEAVYFRYQVADSALAIGSDPVRGALDSDRVEVFLAKDAQLSTYYTMEIDPAAQIYSAEATYDMALKKRTSLDDSFSWGSLEYAASYDQQGYTVEVKLPRAKIAELGLWQDKDQSQLLCALMRAEFTPLEAGNIDMGWMTWVDPKTAKPNFHNPDTFGQCVLTR